The Solibacillus sp. FSL R7-0682 genome includes a window with the following:
- a CDS encoding phosphoglycerate mutase, which translates to MNEIDIINKKAIKTDLALIKTCLRLINQTIILSKQRGETFTASENEEIHMLIGKIDRDLNKIKKNVQYETIKTSNS; encoded by the coding sequence ATGAATGAAATCGACATTATAAACAAAAAAGCGATCAAAACGGATTTAGCTCTAATTAAGACTTGTTTGAGGCTAATTAATCAAACGATTATTTTAAGCAAACAAAGAGGTGAAACCTTTACTGCTTCAGAAAATGAAGAAATACATATGTTAATTGGTAAAATTGATAGGGACCTGAACAAAATAAAGAAGAACGTACAATATGAAACAATTAAAACTTCGAATAGCTAG
- a CDS encoding choice-of-anchor I family protein: MSKYLSSKTMFALAFSGTVIVAPSLTTEAAGQEFKLSVDARYDSGVQNPDGGTTEIIAYNKHNHSMYLINGDTKLVEKISLDYSKENAMNLKPDFSVDVAELIKKIDPNFVYGGLTSIAVSPNENVVVAAVQADDYTKEGYAIFLTGEGELLSVVKIGVQPDNITFSPDGSLVLTANEGEPRNGYGEGIVDPLGTVSVIDVSNSFTDLTTKNITFESFDRADKRAELVEDQVILKKDAKPSVDLEPEYVVVSEDSNYAYVSLQENNAIAKIDLTTNEAISVNGLGFKDHREKGNELDLLKNKEAKLQNENVFGIYMPDGISTYSVNGKNYIVTANEGDSREWGEEDTPVFHLNENEKEIDGNEIVFYDTVQYDGFENGKDYIFGGRSFSIVDAETMEIVFDSGSDFEKITAELFPEFFNTTNDAVKLDNRSGKKGPEPEDVKVGKIGDEVFAFIGLERIGGIMMYNITDPTKVEFVDYINTRDFSEDMKGDVSPEGLAFVPAEKPQLLVGHEVSGTVTVFDILAKDINVKFQDIENHSAINEITKVTQAGILNGVNETTFAPNTSFTRAQTATVLNRLAGNTNTNGIEWAIENNLMLSGTDQTFAPNKEITREQFAYAVYNYLVLSGETFESTTREKYNDDAKLSAEAKQAIYALQSKGIMIGSAKNFNPNNSLTRAQAAIVISRILN; encoded by the coding sequence ATGAGTAAATACCTTTCATCTAAAACAATGTTCGCTTTAGCATTTTCGGGGACAGTGATCGTAGCACCGAGTTTAACAACTGAAGCAGCTGGACAAGAATTTAAATTATCAGTCGATGCTCGTTATGATTCAGGAGTTCAAAACCCTGATGGTGGGACAACAGAAATTATTGCATATAACAAACACAATCATTCGATGTATTTAATAAATGGGGATACAAAATTAGTAGAAAAAATTTCGTTAGATTATTCCAAAGAAAATGCAATGAACCTAAAACCAGATTTTTCAGTAGACGTTGCTGAATTAATAAAAAAGATAGATCCTAATTTTGTATACGGTGGGCTAACAAGTATTGCAGTTTCACCTAATGAAAACGTTGTAGTAGCTGCAGTACAAGCAGATGATTATACAAAAGAAGGTTATGCTATATTTTTAACTGGTGAAGGAGAGCTATTAAGTGTTGTGAAAATTGGTGTACAGCCTGATAACATTACCTTCTCACCAGATGGATCACTAGTATTAACTGCTAACGAAGGAGAACCTCGTAACGGTTATGGTGAAGGAATTGTAGATCCATTAGGAACAGTGTCTGTAATTGATGTTTCGAATAGTTTTACGGATTTAACAACTAAAAATATTACATTTGAATCATTTGATCGTGCTGACAAACGTGCTGAGTTAGTAGAGGACCAAGTAATCCTAAAGAAAGATGCAAAACCATCTGTAGATTTAGAGCCCGAATATGTTGTCGTAAGTGAAGATAGCAATTATGCTTACGTTTCACTTCAAGAAAACAATGCCATTGCAAAAATTGATTTAACAACAAACGAAGCAATTTCAGTAAATGGATTAGGATTCAAAGATCATCGAGAAAAAGGAAATGAATTAGATCTTCTTAAAAATAAGGAAGCAAAACTTCAAAATGAAAATGTCTTTGGTATTTACATGCCAGATGGTATTTCAACTTATAGCGTAAACGGTAAAAACTATATTGTAACTGCGAACGAAGGTGACAGTCGTGAGTGGGGAGAAGAGGACACGCCTGTATTCCATTTAAACGAAAATGAAAAAGAGATAGATGGAAACGAAATCGTATTTTATGATACGGTGCAATATGACGGTTTTGAAAATGGAAAAGACTATATTTTTGGTGGACGCTCTTTCTCAATCGTCGATGCTGAAACAATGGAAATCGTATTTGATAGCGGCAGTGATTTTGAAAAAATAACGGCTGAGCTTTTCCCTGAATTTTTCAACACAACGAATGATGCTGTAAAGCTCGATAACCGCAGTGGTAAAAAAGGTCCGGAGCCTGAAGATGTAAAAGTAGGTAAAATTGGTGACGAGGTATTCGCATTCATTGGTTTGGAACGTATTGGTGGGATTATGATGTACAACATTACAGATCCGACAAAGGTCGAATTTGTCGATTATATTAATACGCGTGACTTTAGTGAAGATATGAAAGGGGACGTTTCTCCAGAAGGATTAGCATTTGTACCTGCTGAAAAGCCTCAATTATTAGTTGGGCATGAAGTGAGTGGGACTGTAACAGTATTTGATATCCTTGCTAAAGATATAAATGTGAAATTCCAAGATATTGAAAATCATAGTGCAATAAATGAAATTACGAAAGTCACACAAGCCGGAATATTAAATGGTGTCAACGAAACAACATTTGCACCAAATACCTCATTTACAAGAGCTCAAACTGCCACGGTATTAAATCGACTAGCGGGTAATACAAATACGAATGGGATAGAATGGGCAATTGAGAATAATTTAATGCTAAGTGGAACGGATCAAACATTTGCTCCAAACAAAGAAATTACACGTGAACAATTTGCCTATGCAGTTTATAACTATCTTGTTTTATCTGGTGAAACATTCGAAAGTACAACGAGAGAAAAATACAATGATGATGCAAAACTTAGCGCAGAAGCAAAACAAGCTATCTATGCACTTCAATCAAAAGGAATCATGATTGGTTCAGCTAAAAACTTCAATCCAAACAATTCATTAACTCGTGCACAAGCTGCAATCGTCATCAGTCGAATTTTAAACTAA